The Prionailurus bengalensis isolate Pbe53 chromosome D3, Fcat_Pben_1.1_paternal_pri, whole genome shotgun sequence DNA window ATTTTAGCCCCTTAGGGAGAGTTTGGAAATCGCCACACCAGGGAAGGCCTGGCGTGCCTTCTAGTGAATAAACTTGCCATGCATCTGGGGTCCGGCTGGGcctcccctccatcccagccCACCGTGTCCCTCTCTGCTGTCGTCACGGGccacacacccccccccgcccttcctcctcccccgcccctggtCCCCCGCCTGAGGGCTGTGATGCGCACCTGGTGAAGCGGACCTCACAGATGTTGCACATGTATGGCTTCTCCCCGGTGTGGGTCCTCATGTGCCGCGGCAGCTTCCCGGCCCCCATGATGACTTTGTGGCAGATGGGGCACTGCTGAGAGGCCTTGGGCTTCAGCTTGCGCTCCTCCACCAGCGGCCAGGGCGGGAAGAGGCCCCCCAGGTGGGTGGCACTCAGGAAGTTGAGATAGGCACCATAGTCGTTCTCCGCCTTGATGGGGCCCAGCGGCCCCCCGGGAAGGTCGGGGAACATGTCCTTGAAGAAGTCGTTGGGGaaggggggcggtgggggcgggggcagctcctccttctcctcctccttgatCTTCCGGTTCTTGATGACCAGGTCGAGCGGCCCACTGTCCATGGGCTGCTCAGGCAGCTGGGCAAAGGCACCGAAGTCCCCCGGCCAGAGGTGCGGGAAGAAGTCAGGGGCGAACGGAGATAAGGAGGGTCTCCTATCAGTGATGTTGGCTTTGGGGTACAGGTTCTCCCTCAGCAAGGATTCGATGGAGAAGTCCCGGATGACGCCCAGATGGCCGGGGCTGCCGGCCTGGAAGGAATCGGGGAAGTCCCTGGGTGCGTCGGAATAGGCCTTCTCCGTGAGATGGTCCGTCTTGGAGGGGCTTTGGTGGCAGTTGATGTCCTGGGGGTCGGGCAAGTTTTCTTGGTCGGCGAAGTCTTCGGTGTCATCATCTtcgtcttcttcctcttcctcctcctcttcctcctcgtcctcctcgtcATCGTCAtcctcgtcgtcgtcgtcgtcctcCTTGTCGTCCTCCTCCCCGCCGTCCCCGCCGGGCTCCATGATCTCCAGGCACACGTTCACGATGCACTGGATCTCCAGCATCCTGGCGGCGTTGAGGATGTGCTTGACGTTGGAGGCGGTGATGGTGAGCGTGGAGGTGTAGGCGAAGTCCAGGATGGCAGCCAGGGCCTCGGGCTGGACAAAGTCGATCTCGTAGACGTACGGCTGACTGGCCAGGGCGCCGGCCGTGAACAGCTTCTTGAAGTACTTGCTGCAGGCCGCCAGGACGGCGCGGTGGGTGCGGTACTCGTGTTCCTGCACCACGAGGAGCACGTCGCAGAGCAGGCCGTCCTGCCGCTGCTCGTTCAGGCTGCACAGGACCTCGCTGCTGTGGTTGGGGAAGGGAATGCCGATGAGTTCGTCGATGCCATTGGCCATGTTCTCAGCCAGAGCCCTGCAGGGACGCACAGAGAGGAGGCCGGGGTTAGAGGCACAGTCCCAGGAGGGGACACCCAGCTCTGGGGCCGGTGAGGGGGGCCGCCGGGCTGGTGGGCGCGCTGGCCACGGCACCCCTGCCTTTGCTTAAGGCTTCCCGCTCCACCAGAAAGCCGACCCTCCTCCCTCTCGGCCTGGCCAAACCCCACCTGCGATTCAGAGCCCAGCGCGCAAGGCGGGCTTTTCACTGTACCCCCGGGGCCCTCTCCCGGCGCCCCCAAGGCCCTTGGCCTGAGGCTTCTCAATGGGCAGGTAGTATACGCCATTTAGCCAAGGCTGTGGAAGCTTCTCCTGGGCACGGTTCCACTGAATTCGCTTCCTGCTCTGGGCACTACAGGAGTGGCCCTCAGTCAAGGGCCAAGCAAGGGAATGTTCTGTCGCCACTCAGGGCTCCTGCTGGGTACATGCtctgttgttttgtttcgttttccaCAAAGCCTCTGACTCGGGTAATGGATGACTATGTGGCTACCATTGGCTACTGTTCTGAGCGGCGCTGTGGTcccccctctgcctgccccaaCTCGTATGCTGGAACCTTAAGCCTCaggatctcagaatgtgactcCCTTCTAAGCCTCaggatctcagaatgtgactcCCTTCGGAGGGAAGACTTTTAAAGAGGTGACTGAAGATCAAATGAGGTCACGTGAGTCAGCCCTAATCTAGCATGACTGGTATCCGTATAAGACGGGAGGAGGACACAACACTCAGAGGGCAGAGCCcgtgaagacacagggagcaGATAAGCGAAggggagaggcctcagaagaaaccaaaccggCCTGACACCGTGACCCTGAACTTccaacttccagaactgtgagaaaatcggtttctgctgtttaagcccccGAGTCTGTGGCTCTTGCTTACCGCGGCCCGAGCAAACCGATAACAGCTTTTAGGAATCTTAACAACCAAATTTTGTGGCCCATTTTCGGCACAGGAATGGGGGCCTAAAGGCATATGTCTTGCCTTCTGACCTTACTTCCGGCTTCGTTCTAGTTGATGGCATTTCTATTCATTTGCaaatcttgatcttttttttctccttttgaataCTGACCTGCTATATATGTACATCGGCGAGCTGTTTCACATGTCAGTAAACCTTTAAATTCAGTATTAAATTCGAGTACACTGTTAGTTAACTTATCGTGTCTGTATTCTGTTACCCTCAGGGAAACGCATCGCCTGCAGGGAGAAGCCTCTTCTGAGACCCCTTAGGATGAAGTGTGGCCAGTGACAGCCACTGGGAGGCAAAAGGGCAGGACAGAGGACACCAGAGGACATCACCTCCCTTCAGGGAGCCAGACTCATCGCCCAAGTCCACAGATTCAACCTGGACAAAAAGCCGCTTCAGTTTTTGTGCCATGGCATCGAGGACCCCCTCTGCTTAGGGCAAAGCTTGATTGTGGCCCATGCGTAAATCCTAGCAAAAGCCTGGTCCTTACCCTGGTGCGATGAcagtgaaaagcaaacaaaaatgaaaacaaaacctgaaagcCTCATGCCCCAGTGGGAAGAGCTTTGGGGATTCCCACACATTTATCTTCTGGACGTTTCCACTTTGGGAAGGCAGGTGCCATGGGAGGGGAGGAGTGAGAAGGGCCACTCACACGATATGTGCCCCGGGTGGGGACTGGAGACCCCAGGGACCTGGCGGGGAGTGCAGGTGCTCAGGAGGTTTCCCAGAGTGAAGGCCTTGCTGCTGCCCTGCCTCCTCATCTTCAAAAGGGCCAGGGACCCCCACAGGCCACGCATTCATCCCCTAAATAGTCACTGGGTCTctccctgtgccaggcaccgccCTGACCTCTGGGGATGCACGGCAAGCAGACCAAGAAGGTCCCTGCTCTAACAGAGCTTACAGAGACATAACTGTGATAAAGGAATATCAAGATTCACCAAAGAGAAACGGGggctccccacccacccatcagaatggctaagacaaaaagagagacaacACCGAATGCTGGCGAGCAAGTGGGGAAAACTGGATCACTCATCCATTGCTGGTGGACATAGAGAACGGTAGAGCCTCCCTGGAAACAGCCtcgtggtttcttacaaaacgaGATGTGTAACCGCCATACGACGCAGCGCTCTTGATCAGGCACTGTTGAGCCTTGATcaggcactgttttttttttttaatttttttcaacgtttttatttatttttgggacagagagagacagagcatgaacgggggaggggcagagagagagggagacacagatcggaaacaggctccaggctctgagccatcagcccagagcccaacgcggggctcgaactcacggatcgcgagatcgtgacctggctgaagtcggacgcttaaccgactgtgccactcaggcgccccaagggaccATTCTGTATCTTGAGTGTATGGAGGTCAATATCTCGGTTGATGTTTTACGGGGATTTTGAAAGATGCTACCGTCAGGGCAAACTGGGTAAAGTGTACATGGGATGTCTGGATTATTTCTTAAAACTACAtgtgaattggggcgcctgggtgggctcagttggttaagcacccgacttgggctcaggtcatgatctcgcggctcgtgagttcgagccccgcgtcgggctctgtgctgacggctcggagcctggagcctgcttcggattctgtgtctccctcgctctctgcccctcccctgctcgtgcttatctctctctctcacaaataaataaactttaaaataagctagatttctattttaaaaaaaactacgcGTGAGTCGACAAGTTATGTCAAAAAGAGAAAGCTTAATTGAAAGAGTCAAATGGTAGGAAATAACTTAAACCAATAAATAGATCTCCTTATACCCTAGTGAACGACTCTTATCATCTGTCTATAGTAGTGGGTGAggtggtgggaagagggaggcTACTTTAGTCAGAGTGGTCAGAGAAGGTCTCCTTGGGCGGTGTCATTTGAGCTGAGGCCTGGATGGCAAGAAGGATCCAGTCATAGGATGCTGTAGGGAACAGTGGGAACAGTAAGTGCAAAGTGGGCAGACCCATCAAGGCGCTCTAGGTCTGGGGGGCCAAGTTCTGCTCTGAATGGCCCCATTTAACGTGGTTCTTGTCCACTGAAAAACCATTTCACTGCTGCATCCCTTTGGGGGGCTCAGATCCCTCGGCGGTCCTGTGTAGgactcccctcttcctctctgaccAGGGAGGGCATCCCCACGCTGCAGGCCTCAGCTATCTGTGCTGCAGAGAGTGTTCTGaggctccctccttccttcccttacaCCCCAGGCCTCCCTGTTGTAATGGTGGGAGCCAGAGGGAAAGCTTGAGAAGCCAGGGCAAGCGTTGAGGCTAGGTGCTTCTTTGGGGCTGCCATTTCTATTACGGTCCCCGGAAGGATGCTTTGTTGCAGCCAGGTGCAACATGACCTCCCGTGCAGTGAGTAAGGGGACCTGAGGACACTGGTCCCCATCCCCCTGGCCCCAGCCTTCTGCTTCAGACACTCAGACCTCATAGGGCAGACTGGGAGGACTTAGGGCCGGGCCAACCTTGGCCAACACCTTCTCTCTGCAGGCCAAGTGCCCGCCCTAAACAATGGGGTTCCCAGATGAGGGATCAGAGTCATCATCTGCCCTCAGGCCTGCTCATCTTCACGATCACTGGGGTATAGCTcctattattatcactatttctATCTCACAGAGGAGGTAAAGAAGGCACAAAAGGATAAATCACAGAGACGAAGTAACGGCGTAAAGATCTGAGTCTGAAGTCTGGCTTCTCGGGCCATGCTCTTGGCCACAACCAATCTACCTCCTGCCTCTGCTTCACAAAGGCAACCAAGAATGGCCAGCAGTCCTTGCTGTGGCCTGAGTGGCCCAGACTCCGGGCATCCAGAGATGCTCAGGGGTGcctttggggaggagggtgggaaggatTTGGGTCAGCAGGAGAGAGCGGCCCTGCCTCTCCATGGGGGGCGAGCAGGCAGGGGCAGCAGGCAGGTGAAAGCCTGGCCAGCCTCAGGAACTGCAGCGTCAGGAAGACTTCCCAAGCAAGCCTCAGGTCGTGGCTTTTCTCAGAGTGGGTTCAGTGGCTCGCCTACTTGCTCCCCGGGCAGCCTCCCCTGGTGGTTCTGGCAAAGCTCCgccaggggacagggagagggcgAGGGGAGGTGATGGAGCTGAGGCCCCATCAGGCCTTCCCATCCTGTCTTCTGAGCACCGCCTACCTGGATATGCTGACTGCCCACAGCGCTGTTCTCAGTGTGCCCCACGTCATTCCCCGGTACCCCCTTCCCTCTAATCCCCCAACACGAATCCTGCTTTGCAGCCCCCATGGCTTTGCTCACACTGAGCTCCTGGCTGGAGAACACCCAACATCTTGCGTCTCCGACATCCTTCACCTCTAGGGGGCCGCATCCCACCCACACTTCAAGACTTCCCCCGTCCCTCAGTTCAGATGCCGGGCCTCTCCCGCCTTTAGATCTCCCGAACCCCTGATGCTTCCTACCGTTTATTTCACGCTGCTTGTGCTATAACTTATGTTATGCGTCTTGCCATTTCTGCTAGATTGTGAGCTGCTGGAGGGTGGGCTGCCATTACAATGCTCGGCACAGtcctggcacacagctggtgAAGGTCTAGGGCAGGGGCTCCGAGCGCTGAAATTACCACGGTGCAGGTGGTTCACGACACAGTGGTACCCCCTCTAAGGGAAGACTCGAagatgtccccccaccccatgatTCTTGCCTCCTGGTCGCAAGGATCCATGCCCTCGTGTGGCCCCCTTCCACGTGAATACGGCTGACCTGTGTAACTGATGAGATTTCTGGACCTGATGGTGTGGTCGTGAAAGACATCCTGGGCGGGTGGGcggggggaagccagctgccgtGTGATGGGGACACACAAGCAGCCCTATGGGGAGGTACACGTGGCAAGACTGTGGCTTCCTGCCAGCAGCCAGCCCCAGCTCACCAGCTGGGTGAATGAGCCACGGCGAGAGCGGGTCActcagccccagtcaagccttcggATGACGGCAGCCACACTGACATCCTATCATCCAGGGAGATACAACTCCCTGAAAGATACGGAACCAGTGTCCTTTAGCAGAGGTGCTCCCGAGATCCTGACTGTGAGACAGCAAACGTTTACTCTCATTTGAAATTTCTAAATTCTAGGGTGACTTGTTACGTGGCAACAGGTCACCACACAGGGGCCCCCCCCCCACTGACTTCACGCGCATTGTAGATGTGTGATCGTTAGCATGACAATTGTCCGGCAGATGGCAGTTAAGATGCTCCAGTCTAACAAAACCAGCGTATTACGAGATGATTTCGATAGATGCAAGTAGACATATTGAGGAAATGGCACCTTTTCCAAATTCCCACCAAGCACCATATGGGCAGCAGGGTCCTCGCGCTTAGAAACACCTTCTCATCTCAGACGATGGTTTGTAAATGAAACTTCGACTGCTAAGTAAAATGTCCAAATCAGTAAAACCCCAAGAAGTCGGTTCTTTACGGAGAGCCAAGTTTTCTTGCTTGCTAAGGGCTTATTCCTCTAAAGACGAAAAATGTTTTCAACGTTTTCTAGAGAAAATTCTTACAATTCTTTAAGCTTTCCCCCAACCTTTTAAAACAGAGGAGATGCGACCCATGGAACTGTGGGTCGGTGGTCAGTGTCTCATTGGAGCCCACCGAGGAGAGCAGAGTGGCCGTCCCTATGCTAAATGTCCCATCTCGTGTGCTCTTGGAGCATGTCTGCTGGGACTAGAAATCAGGAACCCAtcgctgtgtgactttgggaggcccctctgcctctctgggcttctgcctTTTCATCTCGTCCTCGACGAGTCATGGAAAACCTGATAAGTGCTGTCATGACTTTGAGAAGCTACAGGTGCAGAATGGAGAAATGAGGAGGCAGTAACAGGCCCGGGTGACCCTGGGCACGAAGGCCGGCCTGCCCAACAGCGACTTCTCGCCGCGCCTGGGTTCTGAGCCTTCGTCCCATCATACTCCTGGAGGGGCGGATGTAATCCTGTCTTGGGGGCTGTTTTTCCAGGCAGGAGGCAGGTCTGCCACTTgctgtttcattgtctctttgggAAAAAGTGCCCCCTCCGTGCACCCTGGGAGCTTCCCTGGTGACCCTAAGATTCCCATGCCCTGGAGGGCCTGCAGACAGCACGGTCCCCAAGGGAAGGCCACGCCACACCCCCACCTTCCCGCCCAGGCCCTCCAGCCTCTTCCTCCCATTGCCGGAGACAGGGCAGTCCTGTCTCCAAGAATAACACACTCAGGAAagacaattacacacacacacacacacacaggccagaaagaaaagggcgggagagaggggaagaggggcttggagatggagggaggaggtgaaAGAGGAAGAATGCAGGGTGGGTGGAACCTTCTCCAGTGCGGTCATTATCCCAGAGGACCTcccctgggcctctgccctcGGGGAAAGGCTCTAGAGCTCAGGTATGTCTGAGTAGCCCTGTCTGACCAAAGCAGCATTTCTCACCTCTGGGCTTCTGTTTGTTCAACTGCAGAATGAGAACATTACCCACCCCAGGTACGCAcctgctcccccccaccacccccaccaggaGAGGCGGTCATGCCCTCTAAAGAGGGGAGGAGGTGCTCCTCCAAGAGAAACCAAGAAGTGGTGGGGGTAGGGCGATTGGAAGGCGCTTGCATTTTTGTGTTATTCTGTGTCCTCTTCTAATAACCCAATCAGTCAAGCACGCCAGCTAGCATTCGAGCTAATGATCGATCCCAACGACCCTTTATGGACTGCTTGTAACATGTCGCCCATCACACTTCTAATCCTTCCTCAACTGACACAGTTCTGAGAGGTACATATTTCATATCATCAGCTCCAAttaagagaggaagaaacaggcaTGGAGGGGGTCAGTGGCCTGCCAATGCCACAAGCCAGCAAATGTGACGTGGGATTGGAGCCCAGCTGCCTCCGGTGCCAACACTCCTCTCCATTCCCCTTTACACACTGCCTCCCACAAAGTCCAGCTTGGGATTTGAACCCTTCTCCCCAACGGTTGTCTCTCACTTTAGAGATTTCTCGGAGCCCGGGGTGAGGGATGTGTAcatgggggcgggtggggggaagGCTGCATGCATATCAGGAGTCTCGGTATCAAGTACAAATGAAAGGTATGGACAGGAAGGCTCCAGAGGCTTccaaggctcagtttcctcatctgtacgaTGGGGATGATAGTCCAGTCTACCTCACAGACTCATCCTATGGGTCAAATGAGGTTGAGGCACATAAAGGGCCTCCTGGTACATAGTAGGGGCTCAACAATTACGTGTCAGCAATTACGAAGTCCAGGAAGGACACGGACCTCGCACTGATGTCTTGGCAAAGGGAAGTAGGACCATACTGGGAACTACTTTGCCTTCTGCATAGTTTCCTAGAAGTCCACGCTATTTAAGCACTTCTCCTAAAGATATCCCGAGAAGGACACTTACGTGCTCCCAGGGCCACCCCTGGCATGCGGAGGGCATCATCACCTTCCGAGGTCCTTCCATGCCTCCTGTCTCATACTTCTAAGCCATCAGGTAGGCAAGGCTGACATAAATAtgcccatgttacagatgagaaaaatgaggcacaaACAGGAgccttgcccaaggtcgcacagcAAATTAGTG harbors:
- the ZBTB7C gene encoding zinc finger and BTB domain-containing protein 7C, which gives rise to MANGIDELIGIPFPNHSSEVLCSLNEQRQDGLLCDVLLVVQEHEYRTHRAVLAACSKYFKKLFTAGALASQPYVYEIDFVQPEALAAILDFAYTSTLTITASNVKHILNAARMLEIQCIVNVCLEIMEPGGDGGEEDDKEDDDDDEDDDDEEDEEEEEEEEEEDEDDDTEDFADQENLPDPQDINCHQSPSKTDHLTEKAYSDAPRDFPDSFQAGSPGHLGVIRDFSIESLLRENLYPKANITDRRPSLSPFAPDFFPHLWPGDFGAFAQLPEQPMDSGPLDLVIKNRKIKEEEKEELPPPPPPPFPNDFFKDMFPDLPGGPLGPIKAENDYGAYLNFLSATHLGGLFPPWPLVEERKLKPKASQQCPICHKVIMGAGKLPRHMRTHTGEKPYMCNICEVRFTRQDKLKIHMRKHTGERPYLCIHCNAKFVHNYDLKNHMRIHTGVRPYQCEFCYKSFTRSDHLHRHIKRQSCRMARPRRGRKPAAWRAASLLFGPGGPAPEKAAFVMPPALGEVGGHLGGTAVCLPGPSPAKHFLAAPKGALSLQELERQFEETQMKLFGRAQLEAERNAGGLLAFALAENVAAARPYFPLPDPWAAGLAGLPGLAGLNHVASMSEANN